A genome region from Triticum aestivum cultivar Chinese Spring chromosome 2B, IWGSC CS RefSeq v2.1, whole genome shotgun sequence includes the following:
- the LOC123041924 gene encoding putative peptidyl-tRNA hydrolase PTRHD1, with amino-acid sequence MLSLLPSPVASTLPGAAYLLPSLTRIPILRTPPRASMSAAASTPDAVPSPAAAAVGEEPRKVAEDVVVQYVVLRRDLADAWPLGSVVAQGCHAAVAAVWAHRDHPDTAAYCAPGNLDSMHKVTLEVKGETQLKNLAEKLEAAGVRHKLWIEQPENIPTCIATAPCPKSQVASFFRKLKLCK; translated from the exons ATGTTGTCCCTCCTGCCGTCCCCCGTAGCCAGCACGCTCCCAGGCGCCGCCTACCTCCTCCCCAGCCTCACCAGGATTCCCATCCTCCGAACCCCACCGCGAGCCAGCATGAGCGCGGCCGCCTCCACGCCGGACGCAGTTCcgtctcccgccgccgccgctgtcggcGAGGAACCGAGGAAGGTGGCCGAGGACGTGGTGGTGCAGTACGTGGTGCTGCGGCGCGACCTGGCGGACGCGTGGCCCCTGGGGAGCGTGGTGGCGCAGGGGTGCCACGCCGCCGTGGCCGCCGTCTGGGCGCATCGCGACCACCCGGACACCGCCGCCTACTGCGCGCCCGGCAACCTCGACAGCATGCACAAG GTAACATTGGAGGTGAAAGGGGAGACACAGCTGAAGAACTTGGCTGAGAAACTGGAAGCAGCTGGTGTACGGCACAAGCTGTGGATAGAGCAGCCCGAGAACATCCCGACTTGCATAGCCACAGCACCCTGCCCAAAGTCGCAGGTAGCTTCGTTCTTTAGGAAGCTAAAGCTTTGCAAATGA